A stretch of DNA from Oncorhynchus keta strain PuntledgeMale-10-30-2019 chromosome 17, Oket_V2, whole genome shotgun sequence:
AACTAGAGGTGCTCATGAGTTGAATGGACACGTCTTTTACTGTGACATGGTGTACAGTAAATTGTGTACGGTCCAATATGTATGTTTTGCTTGCACCGAATGGCCAGAGTTTGCACATTTTAGACCATTCCATTGGCCCTTAAGTGAAATATCCACCCACGCGGGGCACCAGGCCATGCAATACAAACTGGCCCTGTGTCCAATATGGAATACGAATTGGATTTCAGCTGGTTGGCTACTTTTTAAGGGCCTCAAAATGAGCAGCGACAATGTTGGGGTGTAATATCTGTGAATTTGGAAACTAAAACTGCTCCTTAGCTGAATGGACCCCCCTTTTACTgcaaaataaaggttacatttacatatatatatttaaatatatatatacacatacatacatacaaacatagatacatacatacatacatatatatatatacacatataatgtaacctttatttcgCAGTAAAAGGGGGGTCCATTCAGCTAAGGAGCAGctttagtatatatatatattatatatatatatgtgtgtgtgtgtgtgtgtgtgtgtgtgtgtgtgtgtgtgtgtgtgtgtgtgtgtgtgtgtgtgtgtgtgtgtgtgtgtgtacagtccaATAAAAAATAGAGTACATAGACAAAAAAACCTTGCTcaccaaatatattttttaatcatgTAATATATTTTAGAAACTCTTAAAAAAATTATTTGTATGATAACTATTATACAATATATTAATAATTGTGCACATTTTCCATCATTTTTGCCCTAATTATTAATGTACAAAGTCTTATTTTGAAAGGTTCCACAAAGCCGTGACCTGGAAGTACTTATTTGTTCATGTTTAGACAATTATTATTTTAAACGTCATAATTAAAGACATGTTGATGACACTTTTCTACTATTATGTGGGGGACTTTAATTTCGAAAATTTACGAAATGTCGTGACCGGGAAGTACTTTTTTAGTGTTGCTGACGAGACGCTGATTTTTGCGCCGTTGTTTTTGTCCAAAAACGAACATAGCGAAAGGTATTTTGACTTATCTAGGTGTTCGCAACAGTTTTGTGTGTTTTGGTGTTGTGCATTCTGGTTGAGTCATATAGCTAAACCAACAATCTTGTCTTTCCATTCGGTATGAGCACTGCAGGCAATCAAACTAGCcaattagctggctggctggctagctagtcAGCAAACGTTCACGTTTGGTTTAGTTCGTACACTTTTTGCTTTGAAATCTGTGGTCGTCCACATCCACAACACCATGAAACATTGAACGTCTGTGTCAAGTGAGGTCTTGTTTGCATTAGCCATGCCTTTTTATATTATATTCTCTTCACACATGTTCTGTCACTTTCCCCAGACAGAAAATTAGACTGCACCCCTTCCCTCCGTCTATCAAGATGGAGAACTTGATTAATGAACACCAAAGCCGCAATGATCCAGAGAACAATGATTCACCTGAAATAAAGATTGAAATAGATGAGGTGCGCATTGAGTACACTCAACAGATGAACACACTGGAAGAAGAGAATCTAAGTGATCAGCCAGCAAACCAAGCAGACAGTTCTGATTTATCACAGGAGGATTCTGAGTCTGATTCAGAGTCTTTCTCTTGTACACAGTGTGACAAGAGCTTCCGTACAGCCTTACATTTGAAAAAACACCAGATTAGGCACACTGATAAAACCCTACACTATTGCATAACTTGTGAGAAGAGCTTCCCTTATGCATCGCTCTTAAAGCAGCACCTAACAATGCATGATGCTGACAGAACATACTGTTGCACAAAATGCGAAAAGAGCTTCCGATCTGCACCGTGCCTCAGGAAGCACCTGACAACACACGGTGAGAAGAATCACGGTTGCACCGAGTGCGATAGGAAATTCTGTTCAGCATCTCGcttaaaaaggcacatgacaacacatAGCGGGGAAAGACCACATGTTTGCACCgcctgtgggaagagttttacccGACCAGAGAGCTTAAAGAATCATCAGCTAAATCACCAAGGGGAGAAGCTGCACACCTGCCACGACTGTGGAAAGAGCTACAGTGTGCTGAAGTTCCTTAAAGAACATATGAAAGTCCATGAGGGTCCCCACATCTGCtctcagtgtgggaagagctACACACTCCTCTACAACTTGAAAATGCATATGTCAGCAGCGCATGGAGAGGAAaaagcattgccctgctctgaaTGTGGGAAAAGTTTTGTTTCAGAGTACCGTCTGCGAAAGCATCAGAAGCAAGTACACAGAACAGCCTTCCCCTGCCCTGAATGTGGGCGAAGCTTCTCCACACTGTCCATATTGCAAGAGCATCAGTCAAACCATACTGGTATCAAACCGCATTCTTGTGAGGAGTGTGGGAAGAGCTTTGGCCttctggatggtcttcagaggcACCAGTACACACACAGGCCCAAACCAGAAAAATCCTGCCTCTGTGAGGAGTGTGGAAAAAGCTTTCTTAACCTCACCCAACTGGCCAGACATAAACAAGTTCATTCCAATGTTAAGTCCCACACTTGTGAGGAGTGTGGTAAAAAATTCAAACAGATCGGAGGTTTGAGAATACACCGCCGCACTCACACAGGGGAGACACCGTTCTCTTGCAAAGAATGCAGTAAAACATTTACGCAGGCCAGCTCCTTGAAGGTTCATATGTTAACCCACACAGGAGAGAGGTCATTCTCGTGTAAGGAGTGTGGCAAGACATTCAACATCGCAAAGACATTACGGCTTCATATGCgcattcacacaggagagaaaccacaTAAATGCCCTGATTGTGGGAAGGGATACCATCATGCTCAAGGACTCAGAATGCACCTGCTATTTCACAAGGGTGAACGACGGCACACATGTACTTACTGTGACAAGAGTTTCTTTCTGCCAGGACATTTAAGAGCACACATCCGactacacactggagagaaaccttaccTCTGCTCTAATTGTGGGAAGAGCTTCAATCGTGCTTGGAATTTAAAGCAACACAAGAAAATATGTCAGTGATTCATTTCACCACAAACTGAACTTTCCACAGCATGTTATTGTGGGGCTCCTTTTTTCTAATATTCTGCCTATGATACATTGTGCTCTATGCCAAACTAGTCTAATAATACATTAAATAAAGGTGGTGACTTATTTTGCATTGAATTTGCATTACATTTGCTTTATCCATTTATAatctgtatgttgttgtggcaaCAAAGTAGATGACATGCTCTATGTAGCCTACTTTGGCTGGGCCATATTGTGTGATGGGGATACTTGTACTGTATGACGAACTTTCAGTGAAGAATGATTGATTTGAATGTAAACATGTGGTGTCCAAAATGAACCCTAGAGGGTAGAACTAAACCAAGGATCTGGATATTATCATATCACTCTAGCAGAGAAACCTCCAGCTTTATTCAATGCCTTGATATGTACGTTCTCCAAATTTACTTAGAAAGAATATACAGCTACGTTATTTCTGTCAATatgctatactgtatatacactcagtggccagctTATTAGGAACACCCATCTAGTATCGCGTCagacccccctttgcctccagaataGAATTCTTCAGGCATGAaatgttgctcaattggtatcaagggacctaacgtgtgccagaaaacattccccacaccattacaccaccgccaccaggcaggatggggccatggactcatgttGCTTACGCCAAATTCTGACTCTGCTATcacatgacgcaacaggaaccgggattcgtcGGACCAGGCAACTTTtgtccactcctcaattgtccagtgttggtgatcgcgtgcccactggagccacttcttcttgtttttagctgataagagtggaacccggtgtggtcgtctgctgtaaTAGCCCATCTGTGACAAGGACCAAAGAGTTGTGCGTTCTGAGATgctgttctgcacaccactgttgtactgcgttgttatttgcctgtttgtgacCCACCTGTTCGCTTAcatgattcttgccattctccttcgaccacTTATCAATGAACTGTTTTCGTCCACAGAACTGGCGCTGACTGGatattttttgtttgtcgcaccattctcggtaaaccctagacactgtcgtgcgtgAGAAGCAcgtgtttctgagatactggaaccggcaCGCCTGGCACCGACAATCATACCACGTTCAAAGCTGCTTAGATCACTTGTTTTGCCCATTATCACGTTCAattgaacagtaactgaatgcctcgatgcctgtctgccagCTTTATATAGCAGGCCacttgactcactgtctgtaggagcaaacCATTTTCGTCAACGGGTTGGTGTACTTAATATACTGGCCTCTTCGTGTATATTGCTTTGTAAAATAAGAACAAAATAATCCTGAATATGCCTTGTATAATCTCGAACATCCCTCTGTAGCATGGCTTAAACTAGCCATTTTCACTGTTTATTTTTACCATTTGAATACATGTATTCCAAAAAAAATGACTGCTCTGTGTTATTTTTCTTTGCTGCAACTGTATTAGTATTTAGAGACGATGCACTTGTAGAGGCCACACTATGAGTTACATTTCTATGTTTGGGTGAATTTTATCAAGACAAGGTATGTTCTAATTATGTTATTGCTGAATCATATCCACTTCACAcaggacatggctaacaacggaGAGAACATCAGTGTATTCAATGTTTCTAAGGTAAACCCCTGTcttgtactgtactactgtacaccCAGGCAAGGTGAGCATACCTCAGTAACTAGtctgtgttccatgtctatgtcCAGGTAAATTCCTCccttttactgtactgtacttcgGGTATCAATCAGAGGGAGACGGGAATGTGTCCGTTTTGAATGAAATCGAATCCTCCTTCACTTACATCCTCTGGGTCTGCGTTTTGGCCTGCTCTCTCTGTATGGTGCTCAGTGCACTGTGCACTTacaggctgagactcagtgtCATTACCGCTCTAATCACATTCGTGTTCCGGAGCAGGCAGGCACTGATTCTGGAAGCATACAGGGAAGACTGTTTGTACTGTAAGTGTTACTTTTGTGTTATGAGAAAGTGTTGCTGCTCTGATCTTGTGATATGATCTGTAAACAGCTTTGAATGGAACATGTTCTCTTTTTTTGGTCTTCAATTCTTCTTCAATTGATTCTGCAGCACATTTGTTGGAAGATGCGCCAACAGCAAGGAGAAGATCGTTGCTGGTGTTTCTCCCATCTAAAGTACAGAGGTCATCTTCTGCTTTAATGCAATTAGTGATAACTTGATGCCAAGAAAAGATGGTTTAAATACTTGGTTCACAtctctctgtcattacagtgtcgAGTATACTGTCCATTACATTATTACCAACTCTGTCTAAGTTATAGATTATACTAAATGACTGATGTTTATTCAGGCAATGTGCAGCTACAGTATGTTGGTTAGCTTACTGTATATTCAATGCTAGCTATTATTTTTCACCTGGTATTTGAGTTACTGTTTGTATTGGTTTCATGATGCAAGTCGAAGCTAAGCCTAGAGTAAATCCCCAAACAAGTATCTCTTGGGCCCCATACATTCGCAATAAAGTTCATTCCTCCCTTGAGCTTTCACTTTAGTAGGGAAAAGTGCTATACGGCACTGTACATTCCAATGTTGTTTCTTGGGCGTATTATTTTGCTGTCATGCATTTACTTCTCCCATTGTGAATAGGCTATACGACCCACAATGTGAGAAAGGTAGCCCACACACACTTAGGAAGACGGTCAAATTAGAGTCCCATCACCAGAATGATGGGAATATTTACTAATGAAGTGAATGGCTTCTGTGGTGTGTGTAAGCTTTGAATTCACAAAGCATTGTCTAAACATGCCTTCTGTATGTAAACATTGTACGGTGGCTTGGGAAcagtcaaatcaaagtttattggttgcaTACAAAGTTGCAGATGAGATAGAgggtcaatggaacggagtcaaacgtggGGTTTCCAAATGTTTAATCTGTTTGATACTTtctatttattccattccagccatcaaatcaaatcaaattgatttatatagcccttcgtacatcagctgatatctcaaagtgctgtacagaaacccagcctaaaacccaaacagcaagcaatgcaggtgtagaagcacggtggctaggaacaactccctagaaaggccaaaacctaggaagaaacctagagaggaaccaggctatgtggggtggccagtcctcttctggctgtgtcgggtggagattataacagaacatggccaagatgttcaaatgttcataaatgaccagcatggtcgaataataataaggcagaacagttgaaactggagcagcagcacggccaggtggactggggacagcaaggagtcatcatgtcaggtagtcctggggcacggtcctagggctcaggtcctccgagagagggaaagaaagagagaattagagagagcatatgtggggtggccagtcctcttctagctgtgccgggtggagattataacagaacatggccaagatgttcaaatgttcataaatgaccagcatggtcgaataataataaggcagaacagttgaaactggagcagcagcacggccaggtggactggggacagcaaggagtcattatgtcaggtagtcctggggcacggtcctagggctcaggtcctccgagagagggaaagaaagagagaattagagagagcatatggggggtggccagtcctcttctggctgtgccgggtggagattataacagaacatggccaagatgttcaaatgttcataaatgaccagcatggtcgaataataataaggcagaacagttgaaactggagcagcagcacggccaggtggactggggacagcaaggagtcatcatgtcaggtagtcctggggcatggtcctagggctcaggtcctccgagagagagaaagaaagagaattagagagagcacatgtggggtgtccagtcctcttctggctgtgctgggtggagattattccagaacatggccaagatgttcaaatgttcataaatgaccagcatggtcaaataataataaggcagaacagttgaaactggagcagcagcacggccaggtggactggggacagcaaggagtcatcatgtcaggtagtacTGGGGCATGGTctttgggctcaggtcctccgagagaattagagaacgcacacttaaattcacacaggacaccgaatagtacaggagaagtactccagatataacaaactgaccctagccccccgacacataaactactgcagcataaatactggaggctgagacaggaggggtcaggagacactgtggcaccatccgaggacacccctggacagggccaaacaggaaggataaaccccacccactttgccaaagcacagcccccacatcacttgagggatatcttcaaccaccaacttaccacttaccatcctgagacaaggctgagtatagcccccaaagatctccgccatggcacaacccaaggggggtgccaacccagacaggatgaccacatcagtgaatcaacccactcaggtgacgcaaaaaggtatcacctctaccttaactcacaccctagacccacttcaatttgcaccTAAaaacctcacaaacttttacagatgcacaattaagagcatcctgtcgggccgtatcaccgcctggtacagcaactgcaccgcctgcaaacgcagggctctccagagggtggtgcggtctgcccaacgcatcaccggaggcCAACTATCTtcccttcaggacacctacagcacctgatgtcacaggaaggccaaacagatcatcaaggacagcaaccacccaagccaccgcctgttcaccccgttcacagagagactgaaaaacagcttacatctcaaggccatcagactggtaaatagccatcaccagcacattagaggctgctgccataTATACATTAACAtgaaatcactggtcactttaataatggaacactaatcactttaataatgttaacatattttgcattactcatttcacatgtatatgctgtattctgtcctattccactgtatcttagtctatgctgctctgacattgctcacccaaatatttatatattcttaattccattcctttacttgagatgtgtgtgtattgtgtgtattattgtgaaatgtttagatattactgcactgttggagctagaaacacaatcatttcactacacccacaataacatctgctaaacacgtgtatgtgacaaataaaatttgaaatGATTTGAATTGTTGTAGGGGTCTTTATGTCAACgttattgtgttttgatgtacaGTCGtgaccaaaagttttgagaattacacaaatattaatttcacaAAGTccgctgcctcagtttgtatgatggtaatttgcatatactccagaatgttatgaagagtgatcagatgaattgcaattgattgtaaagtccctctttgccatgcaaatgaactaaaTCCCCACTGCATTTAAGCCCTGCTACAAAAGGACCAGcagacatcatgtcagtgattctctccttaacacaggtgtgagtgttgacgaggacaaagctggagatcactctgtcat
This window harbors:
- the LOC118395909 gene encoding gastrula zinc finger protein XlCGF26.1-like, encoding MENLINEHQSRNDPENNDSPEIKIEIDEVRIEYTQQMNTLEEENLSDQPANQADSSDLSQEDSESDSESFSCTQCDKSFRTALHLKKHQIRHTDKTLHYCITCEKSFPYASLLKQHLTMHDADRTYCCTKCEKSFRSAPCLRKHLTTHGEKNHGCTECDRKFCSASRLKRHMTTHSGERPHVCTACGKSFTRPESLKNHQLNHQGEKLHTCHDCGKSYSVLKFLKEHMKVHEGPHICSQCGKSYTLLYNLKMHMSAAHGEEKALPCSECGKSFVSEYRLRKHQKQVHRTAFPCPECGRSFSTLSILQEHQSNHTGIKPHSCEECGKSFGLLDGLQRHQYTHRPKPEKSCLCEECGKSFLNLTQLARHKQVHSNVKSHTCEECGKKFKQIGGLRIHRRTHTGETPFSCKECSKTFTQASSLKVHMLTHTGERSFSCKECGKTFNIAKTLRLHMRIHTGEKPHKCPDCGKGYHHAQGLRMHLLFHKGERRHTCTYCDKSFFLPGHLRAHIRLHTGEKPYLCSNCGKSFNRAWNLKQHKKICQ